In the genome of Caldalkalibacillus salinus, one region contains:
- a CDS encoding SDR family oxidoreductase, translating to MTKRVALITGSATGLGVQAVEALAKDGHHVAINYRNSEEQAKALLHKIQDVYEVKGMLVQGDVSQQEDCHRMVQKVVQRFGRIDILVLNAGPYVFERKRLVDYTSEEWDLLMSGNLSSFFYLTRYIIPLMREQKWGRIITFGFNHAGQASGWKYRSVFAAAKVGLVSLTKSTAEEESEHGITVNMICPGDIVGENKEKTIEGVQQQNESQEETPIAPIGRPGSGEDIARVVTFLSSEKSDFITGSVIEVNGGMNVLKKRSNAINKTTERE from the coding sequence TTGACAAAACGGGTAGCTCTCATAACTGGAAGTGCAACTGGATTAGGGGTACAAGCAGTAGAAGCTTTGGCCAAGGATGGGCACCACGTCGCCATCAACTACCGAAATAGTGAAGAACAAGCAAAGGCACTATTACATAAAATACAAGACGTATATGAAGTGAAGGGCATGCTCGTACAAGGAGATGTGTCACAACAAGAGGATTGTCACAGAATGGTTCAAAAAGTGGTACAGCGTTTTGGTCGTATTGACATTCTTGTGCTTAATGCAGGACCGTACGTATTTGAACGTAAAAGGTTAGTGGATTATACGAGTGAAGAGTGGGATCTATTGATGAGTGGGAATTTAAGCTCGTTTTTTTATTTAACAAGGTATATCATTCCCCTCATGAGAGAACAAAAGTGGGGAAGGATTATCACATTTGGCTTTAATCATGCAGGACAAGCATCAGGGTGGAAATACCGTTCTGTTTTTGCTGCGGCCAAAGTAGGGCTCGTGTCGTTGACGAAGAGTACAGCGGAGGAAGAATCTGAGCATGGTATCACTGTTAATATGATTTGTCCGGGGGATATCGTTGGTGAGAATAAAGAGAAAACCATTGAAGGCGTACAACAACAGAACGAGTCGCAGGAGGAAACGCCTATCGCACCCATTGGACGCCCGGGATCAGGTGAAGATATCGCTCGGGTCGTGACATTCTTAAGCTCTGAAAAATCAGATTTTATTACAGGCAGTGTCATTGAAGTGAATGGTGGTATGAACGTTTTAAAAAAAAGATCTAATGCCATAAATAAGACGACAGAGAGGGAATAA
- a CDS encoding inorganic phosphate transporter — protein MLVATAIFFACFFAMNIGASGTAASIGPAYGGGAIRKKWVAVCLVGIVALFGAIFGGGEVTKTMSEGVIPQDIVTHTISVLIIASSAAVLFFSNKMGIPLSTSEVTVGSIIGVGIAFGKVYILQVIGIVSVWFVLPITAYWFAKGLDRLVHYCENRWLKAYTKRKWYQRLLIIFLIFFGCYEGFAAGMNNVANAIGPLIASDILSAQQGILLGAIFMCLGAMLLGGPVLETNGKKITKLSLVQGSVVSFTSGSLVIIASLFGIPVPLTQATTMSIIGIGSNNEEKHTIWQHPVVKRILLVWVLSPLIAMAVSYSLVQLFVFGFYAPFIVCISSFILLFFYKTLKHGNIINDTNKL, from the coding sequence ATGTTAGTGGCTACTGCCATATTCTTTGCTTGTTTTTTTGCTATGAATATCGGAGCGAGTGGTACGGCTGCATCCATAGGTCCAGCATACGGCGGTGGGGCCATACGTAAAAAGTGGGTGGCTGTGTGTTTGGTCGGTATTGTTGCCCTCTTCGGAGCCATTTTCGGTGGTGGTGAAGTCACAAAAACAATGAGCGAAGGGGTCATTCCACAAGATATAGTGACCCACACGATTAGTGTCCTCATCATCGCTTCATCAGCAGCTGTTTTATTTTTTTCTAATAAAATGGGGATACCATTATCGACAAGTGAAGTGACAGTCGGTTCAATTATAGGCGTGGGCATCGCTTTTGGAAAAGTTTATATCCTACAAGTGATTGGCATTGTCTCTGTCTGGTTTGTACTCCCCATCACCGCTTATTGGTTTGCTAAGGGGTTGGACCGTCTAGTGCATTACTGTGAAAACCGTTGGTTAAAAGCCTACACAAAGCGAAAATGGTACCAACGATTACTCATTATATTTTTGATTTTTTTCGGATGCTACGAGGGGTTTGCAGCAGGGATGAACAACGTGGCAAACGCTATAGGTCCTCTTATTGCATCAGATATTTTATCCGCTCAGCAGGGAATTTTGTTGGGGGCTATTTTTATGTGTTTAGGTGCGATGCTATTAGGGGGGCCTGTACTAGAGACGAATGGAAAAAAAATCACCAAACTAAGTCTTGTACAAGGCAGTGTCGTATCCTTTACGAGTGGATCCCTGGTGATCATCGCCTCATTGTTCGGCATACCGGTTCCCCTTACTCAGGCAACCACCATGTCTATTATAGGCATCGGCTCAAATAACGAAGAGAAACATACCATATGGCAACACCCTGTGGTCAAAAGAATTCTTTTAGTATGGGTGCTATCACCTCTTATTGCTATGGCCGTCTCCTATAGTCTTGTTCAACTGTTTGTTTTCGGTTTCTATGCTCCCTTTATCGTTTGCATTTCCTCCTTTATCTTACTTTTTTTCTATAAAACGCTGAAACATGGGAACATTATTAACGATACAAATAAACTATAG
- a CDS encoding NUDIX domain-containing protein, producing the protein MSWKLSGEEQRFAFRGAYDNYVELVIYPRQIASAGHVVVLPIYDEKFVFTRHKSRGIEWPGGKIETGEQPLEAALRELEEETGAKAQSVWLIGQYSVRGQHDAFIKNVYVAQVSTMGDATGDDTNGAILLPMDTLPDETKGYSPIVSDGVFKRIRDAIFGC; encoded by the coding sequence ATGAGTTGGAAGCTATCTGGTGAGGAACAACGCTTTGCGTTCAGGGGAGCATATGACAATTACGTTGAACTTGTGATATACCCTAGGCAAATAGCGTCTGCAGGACACGTGGTCGTGCTCCCCATTTATGACGAAAAATTTGTTTTTACAAGGCACAAATCGAGAGGCATTGAATGGCCCGGGGGAAAGATAGAGACTGGAGAACAGCCACTTGAAGCAGCCTTACGAGAGTTAGAAGAGGAAACGGGTGCCAAAGCACAATCCGTTTGGCTTATAGGACAATACTCGGTGAGAGGCCAGCACGACGCGTTCATAAAAAATGTGTATGTCGCTCAAGTGTCAACCATGGGTGACGCTACAGGTGACGATACGAATGGGGCTATCTTACTGCCCATGGATACGTTACCCGATGAAACGAAGGGGTACTCACCGATTGTATCTGATGGGGTTTTCAAACGAATAAGAGATGCTATATTTGGGTGCTAA
- a CDS encoding DUF441 domain-containing protein, producing the protein MRGELLLVLLMVIGLIGQSHIIATAASLLLILKLTALDRFFPTVERRGLELGLLFLTIAVLVPFATNQIGLQDIVSLVTSWYGILALLGGAIATYMNRKGLQLLQLEPEMIVGLIVGSIFGIIFLKGVPVGPLMAAGIASVLVKSFVVFRKLN; encoded by the coding sequence ATGCGCGGGGAACTATTATTAGTTTTGCTTATGGTGATCGGATTAATTGGACAATCACATATTATCGCCACCGCAGCCAGCCTATTACTCATATTAAAGCTCACCGCGCTAGATCGCTTTTTTCCTACAGTTGAAAGAAGGGGGCTAGAGCTCGGACTCCTTTTTCTGACGATTGCCGTCTTGGTCCCTTTTGCCACGAACCAAATTGGGTTGCAAGATATCGTTTCCCTTGTGACAAGCTGGTACGGGATCCTTGCCTTACTTGGAGGTGCCATTGCCACTTATATGAATCGTAAGGGACTGCAACTGCTACAACTGGAACCCGAAATGATCGTTGGTCTTATCGTGGGTAGTATCTTTGGTATCATCTTCTTAAAAGGCGTACCCGTTGGTCCACTCATGGCGGCTGGAATTGCCAGTGTTCTCGTTAAAAGTTTTGTTGTATTCCGAAAACTAAATTAA